The Halanaerobium saccharolyticum subsp. saccharolyticum DSM 6643 genomic sequence ACTGCCTGGAATAGGGCCTAAAACTGCTCGTCGTCTTTCTTTTTATATATTGGGGCAGCCTAAAAATGATGTGAAAAATTTAGCAGATGCATTAATTGAAGCGCGCGAAAAAATCAATTACTGTTCAAACTGTAATCACTTAACTGAGGGTGATACCTGTACTTTCTGTCAATCTGAAGAGAGGGATAGAACATCAATTTGTGTTGTTGAAAGCCCCCGAGATGTTGTAGCCATGGAAAAGACAGGTGAGTATAATGGTCTTTATCATGTGCTGCATGGTGCTATTTCACCGATGGATGGAATCGGACCAGATGAAATAAAAATTCGTTCTTTGATTCCTCGTTTAGAAAAAGATAAAGTTACAGAAATTATAGTAGCAACTGATCCTAATGCAGAAGGTGATGCTACTGCAATGTATCTTGCTAAACTGATTAAGCCTTTAGGAGTAAAGGTAACTCGTATAGCACATGGAATTCCTGTTGGGGGAGATTTAGAATATGCAGATGAAGTTACTCTTTCTAAAGCCTTAGAAGGAAGAAGAGAATTATAAAGTTCAGCTGCCGGTTTCCGAACTAATTAATAGTAAATAATTAAGCGATCACCCGTCATTTCAAATTTGAGATGGTGGGTATTTTTTAATAGCTAAATGATTAATATTTGGAAATTAATGGTTCCTCAAACAGTAGGTGTAAGCTGCGCTTGACATTTATTCAGTACTTTGTTAAAATACTTAAAATATTAGATTGTTATTTCATATAATAATTATCCATCTATTTCATTTTATTACATATAAATATATTAAGTAGTTCTTAGTTCATAATTTTAAGTATTAATTTTCA encodes the following:
- the recR gene encoding recombination mediator RecR, with product MNPYPKPMGKLIGELSKLPGIGPKTARRLSFYILGQPKNDVKNLADALIEAREKINYCSNCNHLTEGDTCTFCQSEERDRTSICVVESPRDVVAMEKTGEYNGLYHVLHGAISPMDGIGPDEIKIRSLIPRLEKDKVTEIIVATDPNAEGDATAMYLAKLIKPLGVKVTRIAHGIPVGGDLEYADEVTLSKALEGRREL